The Sinorhizobium terangae genome has a window encoding:
- a CDS encoding IS481 family transposase, giving the protein MDIHKNARLTPRSRAVIAHRVLIEGQRPAAVATAFGVCVKTVYKWLGRYRREGEAGLKDRSSRPHRLYHPTPQATAARIEALRRLRITGRHIATETGVSPATVSRILKRLGLNKLKALAPAEPVRRYERDKPGELIHIDIKKLGKFNRTGHRITGDRTGQSNSRGIGWEYVHLAIDDHSRLAYSEIFPDETRRSCLRFRFNALRFFKAHGVKVHRVMTDNGSQRYAKALRRLSIKHIRTKPYTPKTNGKAERLVQTALREWAYAKAYETSQQRAADLPVWLHRYNWHRPHGSLQSKPPISRLGLTQDNLLRLHS; this is encoded by the coding sequence ATGGACATCCATAAGAATGCCCGCCTCACACCGCGCAGTCGAGCAGTAATCGCGCACCGCGTGCTCATCGAAGGACAGCGGCCGGCAGCCGTTGCCACGGCTTTCGGCGTCTGCGTGAAGACCGTTTACAAATGGTTGGGGCGCTATCGACGCGAGGGCGAGGCTGGCCTCAAAGATCGCAGTTCCCGACCGCACCGCCTGTATCATCCGACGCCGCAGGCCACCGCCGCCCGGATCGAGGCGTTACGTCGCCTGCGCATAACGGGCCGACACATCGCCACGGAGACGGGTGTCTCGCCAGCCACGGTCAGCCGCATCCTCAAGCGCCTTGGCCTGAACAAGCTCAAGGCCTTGGCCCCGGCTGAGCCGGTGCGGCGCTACGAACGCGACAAGCCCGGCGAGCTCATCCATATCGACATCAAGAAACTCGGCAAATTCAACCGAACCGGCCATCGCATCACCGGCGATCGCACGGGGCAGAGCAACAGCCGCGGCATCGGTTGGGAATACGTCCATCTGGCCATCGACGACCACTCACGCCTGGCCTATTCGGAAATCTTCCCCGACGAGACGCGGCGCTCCTGTCTGCGCTTTCGATTCAATGCCTTGCGCTTCTTCAAGGCGCATGGCGTCAAGGTCCATCGCGTCATGACCGACAACGGCTCCCAGCGATACGCCAAGGCGCTGCGGCGGCTCAGCATCAAGCACATCCGCACCAAGCCCTATACGCCCAAGACTAACGGAAAGGCCGAACGCCTCGTCCAAACCGCTCTGCGCGAATGGGCCTATGCCAAGGCCTACGAAACCTCGCAGCAGCGGGCCGCCGACCTGCCGGTCTGGCTCCACCGCTACAATTGGCATCGTCCGCATGGCAGTCTACAATCCAAACCGCCTATCAGTAGACTCGGCCTGACCCAGGACAACCTGTTGAGGCTCCACAGCTAG
- the fdxB gene encoding ferredoxin III, nif-specific: MTSLFVTRDGTNWMPEYLTAINGATCIGCGRCFKVCSREVMHLYGIDDAGEILGICDDEDDDFDGELNRMVMVVDHAGRCIGCGACARVCPKNCQTHIAADKVAA; encoded by the coding sequence ATGACGAGCCTTTTCGTTACCCGCGACGGCACAAACTGGATGCCGGAATATCTGACCGCTATCAATGGCGCCACCTGCATCGGCTGCGGCCGCTGCTTCAAGGTCTGCTCTCGCGAGGTCATGCACCTTTACGGCATCGATGACGCGGGTGAAATTCTTGGTATCTGCGACGACGAGGACGACGACTTTGATGGCGAGCTCAATCGTATGGTCATGGTCGTCGATCATGCCGGCCGCTGTATCGGCTGCGGAGCCTGCGCCCGCGTTTGTCCGAAGAACTGTCAGACCCATATTGCAGCTGACAAGGTCGCTGCATGA
- the nifN gene encoding nitrogenase iron-molybdenum cofactor biosynthesis protein NifN gives MTRILPQTKSAPVNPLKSSQPLGAALAFLGVDGAIPLFHGSQGCTSFALVLLVRHFKEAVPSQTTAMDEMATILGGMDHLEEAILNLKTRTNPKLIGVCTTALVETRGEDFARDLANIKMMHAKELAGTEIVLANTPDFHGAIEEGWAQAVTAMLQRITLRGERVRQSKKIVILPGWNLTVADIEHLRETMESFGLKPVVLPDLSGSLDGTVPDDRWVPTTCGGTTVKDIEELGTSVQCIAIGEHMRRPAEVLQRLTGVPYALFHSLTGLKETDRFISLLSSISRAPAPAIIRRRRAQLQDALLDGHFHFGGKKIGIVAEPDQLYQLATFFTGMGAEIPAAVTTTGTSNILKKVPAEQVQDGDLGDLEGLAAGADLLVTHSHGRQAAERLGIPLMRVGFPIFDRLGSQHKLTILYQGTRDLIFDVANIFQANQHTPTPESFDPFRKRETTR, from the coding sequence ATGACCCGCATTCTTCCCCAAACCAAATCGGCGCCGGTCAATCCGCTAAAGTCGTCTCAGCCGCTGGGCGCTGCGCTCGCCTTCCTTGGGGTCGATGGTGCCATCCCGCTGTTTCATGGCAGCCAGGGCTGCACCAGCTTTGCACTGGTACTTCTCGTGCGGCACTTCAAGGAAGCCGTCCCCTCGCAGACCACGGCGATGGACGAGATGGCGACGATCCTCGGCGGCATGGACCATCTCGAAGAGGCGATCCTCAACCTTAAGACCCGCACGAACCCGAAGCTGATCGGGGTCTGTACCACCGCGCTGGTTGAAACTCGTGGCGAGGATTTCGCAAGGGATCTCGCGAACATCAAGATGATGCACGCTAAAGAACTCGCAGGCACTGAGATCGTTCTGGCCAACACGCCGGATTTCCATGGTGCGATCGAGGAGGGTTGGGCCCAGGCGGTCACCGCGATGCTCCAAAGGATTACGCTGCGCGGTGAGCGGGTTCGGCAGTCGAAGAAGATTGTGATCTTGCCAGGCTGGAACCTCACGGTCGCTGACATCGAGCATTTGCGCGAAACGATGGAAAGCTTCGGACTGAAGCCAGTGGTTCTGCCGGATCTCTCCGGCTCGCTCGACGGGACGGTGCCAGATGATCGCTGGGTGCCGACCACCTGTGGCGGCACTACGGTTAAGGACATTGAAGAGCTTGGCACGTCGGTGCAATGCATCGCGATCGGCGAGCATATGCGCCGCCCCGCGGAGGTGCTGCAAAGACTGACCGGAGTGCCTTATGCCTTGTTTCATTCCCTTACAGGATTGAAGGAGACAGACCGTTTTATCTCGCTGCTTTCTTCAATCTCCCGTGCACCAGCGCCAGCGATAATCCGCCGTCGCCGCGCACAGCTTCAGGACGCCTTGCTCGACGGACACTTTCATTTTGGTGGCAAAAAGATTGGCATCGTCGCCGAGCCGGACCAGCTTTACCAGCTCGCGACTTTCTTCACGGGCATGGGCGCCGAAATCCCGGCGGCCGTCACCACGACCGGCACCTCGAACATTCTCAAGAAAGTGCCGGCCGAACAGGTCCAGGACGGCGATCTTGGCGATCTCGAGGGTCTCGCCGCGGGCGCTGATCTTCTCGTCACGCATTCGCACGGACGACAGGCGGCCGAGCGCCTTGGTATTCCGCTCATGCGCGTTGGCTTCCCGATCTTCGACCGACTCGGCAGCCAGCATAAGCTCACGATCCTCTATCAGGGGACGCGCGACCTGATCTTCGATGTTGCGAACATCTTCCAGGCTAACCAACACACGCCAACGCCCGAGTCATTCGATCCATTCCGTAAGCGAGAAACGACCAGATGA
- a CDS encoding CCE_0567 family metalloprotein, whose translation MSDLEEQRKKVRKLQSRAGAAKMELHDLAEDLPVNWTEIKVIAEKTFDAFAELDAAKRELNALENLR comes from the coding sequence ATGTCAGACCTTGAAGAACAGCGGAAGAAGGTCCGAAAGCTGCAGTCGCGAGCGGGAGCTGCGAAGATGGAATTGCACGACCTCGCCGAGGACCTCCCAGTCAACTGGACCGAGATCAAAGTGATTGCCGAGAAAACATTCGACGCCTTTGCCGAGTTGGACGCTGCGAAGAGAGAGCTCAACGCGTTGGAGAACTTACGATGA
- a CDS encoding O-methyltransferase, with protein sequence MHVDVKNVLVEYEERYRHDSEALLSLPDSPQAVLLPVGPDAGQFLNCLLKGLKARSILELGTSYGYSTIYLAEAACANRGIVTSCDFDREKQIFANDMLRRAGLADHVVFRSGDAIEIVEGLQGEIEFCLIDLWYSSYIPAFEALYPKLAPLAYVIANKITSPDPHAGEGYRQHIRLRKDIESILLPIGYGLELSMRAAADFSVEEE encoded by the coding sequence ATGCATGTCGACGTGAAAAATGTGCTTGTCGAATATGAGGAACGTTATCGCCACGATTCCGAGGCGCTGCTTTCTCTACCGGATTCACCGCAGGCCGTTTTACTTCCAGTTGGACCCGATGCTGGCCAATTCCTGAATTGCCTTCTCAAGGGATTAAAGGCGCGCTCGATTCTTGAGCTTGGGACGTCCTACGGCTACTCGACGATCTACTTGGCCGAGGCTGCATGCGCGAATCGTGGAATCGTGACGAGCTGCGATTTTGATAGGGAAAAGCAAATCTTCGCGAACGATATGCTGAGACGAGCCGGACTGGCGGATCATGTTGTGTTCCGTTCAGGAGATGCAATTGAAATAGTTGAGGGCTTACAGGGGGAGATCGAGTTCTGTCTGATCGATCTCTGGTATAGCTCTTATATTCCAGCGTTTGAGGCACTTTATCCAAAGCTTGCTCCGTTAGCCTACGTCATCGCCAATAAGATAACTAGCCCAGATCCGCACGCTGGTGAGGGGTACCGCCAACACATCCGCCTGAGGAAGGACATCGAGTCGATCCTGCTGCCCATAGGGTATGGCTTGGAGCTCTCGATGCGTGCAGCAGCTGATTTTTCTGTCGAAGAGGAATAA
- a CDS encoding 1-aminocyclopropane-1-carboxylate deaminase — protein sequence MLEKFERYPLTFGPTPIEKLDRLGKHLGGKVEIYAKREDCNSGLAFGGNKLRKLEYIVPDAIASNADTLVSIGGVQSNHTRMIAAVAAKIGMKCLLVQESWVPHEDAVYDRVGNILLSRVMGAEVCLVDEGFDIGIRRSWEQALDEVKQRGGRPYAIPAGASVHKYGGLGYVGFAEEVRAQEKQLGFTFDYVLVCTVTGSTQAGMVVGFAKDGRQRNVIGIDASATPAGTKAQVLQIARHTAELVNLGTEIVDDDVVLLKEYAHPCYGIPAEETKEAIRLCARLEGIITDPVYEGKSMQGTIGLVRKGFFPVGSRVLYVHLGGAPAINSYGYTFRNG from the coding sequence ATGCTGGAAAAGTTTGAACGCTACCCGCTTACCTTTGGGCCTACGCCCATCGAGAAGCTCGACCGCCTCGGCAAGCATTTAGGCGGAAAGGTGGAAATCTATGCCAAACGGGAAGACTGCAACTCAGGCCTCGCGTTCGGCGGAAACAAGCTCCGCAAGCTCGAGTACATCGTCCCCGACGCGATCGCGTCGAACGCCGATACGCTCGTGTCGATCGGCGGCGTGCAGTCCAACCACACACGGATGATTGCTGCGGTTGCGGCTAAGATAGGCATGAAATGTTTGCTGGTACAGGAAAGCTGGGTGCCACATGAGGATGCCGTCTACGACCGCGTAGGCAACATTCTTTTGAGCCGGGTCATGGGAGCAGAGGTGTGTCTGGTCGATGAGGGCTTTGACATTGGCATCCGCCGCAGTTGGGAACAAGCGCTCGATGAGGTCAAGCAAAGGGGCGGTAGACCCTATGCGATCCCAGCGGGGGCCTCTGTTCACAAATATGGTGGTCTCGGGTACGTCGGCTTCGCCGAGGAAGTACGCGCACAGGAGAAGCAGCTTGGATTTACTTTCGACTATGTCCTGGTTTGCACTGTGACGGGCTCGACGCAAGCCGGCATGGTGGTCGGGTTCGCCAAGGACGGGCGACAGCGCAACGTGATCGGCATCGATGCCTCGGCTACCCCCGCCGGAACCAAGGCGCAGGTGCTACAAATTGCCCGGCATACCGCAGAGCTTGTCAACCTCGGCACGGAAATCGTCGACGATGACGTGGTGCTGCTCAAGGAGTACGCGCACCCTTGCTACGGGATCCCGGCTGAGGAAACGAAGGAGGCTATCCGCCTGTGCGCGCGGCTGGAGGGCATCATTACCGATCCCGTCTATGAGGGCAAATCGATGCAAGGCACGATCGGCTTGGTCCGAAAAGGCTTCTTTCCAGTGGGATCGAGAGTCCTCTATGTGCATCTCGGGGGCGCGCCGGCGATCAACAGCTACGGCTACACGTTTCGTAACGGATGA
- the fdxB gene encoding ferredoxin III, nif-specific — protein sequence MTSAFLTRDGSNWMPEYLTAIDGATCIGCGRCFKVCSREIMHLYGIDDAGEILGICDDEDDDFDGELNRMIMVVDHAGGCIGCGACARVCPKNCQTHVAADKVAA from the coding sequence ATGACGAGCGCTTTCCTTACCCGTGACGGTTCGAACTGGATGCCGGAATATCTGACCGCTATCGATGGTGCGACCTGCATCGGTTGCGGTCGCTGCTTCAAGGTCTGCTCGCGTGAGATCATGCATCTTTACGGCATCGACGACGCGGGTGAAATCCTCGGTATCTGCGACGACGAGGACGACGACTTTGATGGTGAGCTCAATCGTATGATCATGGTCGTCGACCATGCCGGCGGCTGCATCGGCTGCGGAGCCTGTGCCCGCGTTTGTCCGAAGAACTGCCAGACCCATGTTGCGGCTGACAAGGTCGCAGCATGA
- a CDS encoding 1-aminocyclopropane-1-carboxylate deaminase gives MLEKFERYPLTFGPTPIEKLDRLGKHLGGKVEIYAKREDCNSGLAFGGNKLRKLEYIVPDAIASNADTLVSIGGVQSNHTRMVAAVAAKIGMKCLLVQESWVPHEDAVYDRVGNILLSRVMGAEVCLVDEGFDIGIRRSWEQALDEVKQRGGRPYAIPAGASVHKYGGLGYVGFAEEVRAQEKQLGFTFDYVLVCTVTGSTQAGMVVGFAKDGRQRNVIGIDASATPAGTKAQVLQIARHTAELVNLGTEIVDDDVVLLKEYAHPCYGIPSEETKEAIRLFARLEGIITDPVYEGKSMQGTIGLVRKGFFPVGSRVLYVHLGGAPAINGYGYTFRNG, from the coding sequence ATGCTGGAAAAGTTTGAACGCTACCCGCTTACCTTTGGGCCTACGCCCATCGAGAAGCTCGACCGCCTCGGCAAGCATTTAGGCGGAAAGGTGGAAATCTATGCCAAACGGGAAGACTGCAACTCAGGCCTCGCGTTCGGCGGAAACAAGCTCCGCAAGCTCGAGTACATCGTCCCCGACGCGATCGCGTCGAACGCCGATACGCTCGTGTCGATCGGCGGCGTGCAGTCCAACCACACACGGATGGTTGCTGCGGTTGCGGCTAAGATAGGCATGAAATGTTTGCTGGTACAGGAAAGCTGGGTGCCACATGAGGATGCCGTCTACGACCGCGTAGGCAACATTCTTTTGAGCCGGGTCATGGGAGCAGAGGTGTGTCTGGTTGATGAGGGCTTTGACATTGGCATCCGCCGCAGTTGGGAACAAGCGCTCGATGAGGTCAAGCAAAGGGGCGGTAGACCCTATGCGATCCCAGCGGGGGCCTCTGTTCACAAATATGGTGGTCTCGGGTACGTCGGCTTCGCCGAGGAAGTACGCGCACAGGAGAAGCAGCTTGGATTTACTTTCGACTATGTCCTGGTTTGCACTGTGACGGGCTCGACGCAAGCCGGCATGGTGGTCGGGTTCGCCAAGGACGGGCGACAGCGCAACGTGATCGGCATCGATGCCTCGGCTACCCCCGCCGGAACCAAGGCGCAGGTGCTACAAATTGCCCGGCATACCGCAGAGCTTGTCAACCTCGGCACGGAAATCGTCGACGATGACGTGGTGCTGCTCAAGGAGTACGCGCACCCTTGCTACGGGATCCCGTCCGAGGAAACGAAGGAGGCTATCCGCCTGTTTGCGCGGCTGGAGGGCATCATTACCGATCCCGTCTATGAGGGCAAATCGATGCAAGGCACGATCGGCTTGGTCCGAAAAGGCTTCTTTCCAGTGGGATCGAGAGTACTCTATGTGCATCTCGGGGGCGCGCCGGCGATCAACGGTTACGGCTACACGTTTCGCAACGGCTGA
- a CDS encoding exopolysaccharide production repressor protein, whose amino-acid sequence MYFLSLSIRKVVVTTLVSWLLLQVAYLGSVLFLVWRSRWAQRGAQRAEHCQEVRYQSLEYHEDVQ is encoded by the coding sequence GTGTACTTCCTCTCGCTTTCCATCCGCAAAGTAGTGGTCACAACGCTCGTCAGTTGGCTGCTTCTCCAGGTCGCTTATTTAGGAAGCGTGCTCTTTTTGGTCTGGCGGTCTAGATGGGCCCAGAGAGGTGCCCAAAGGGCTGAGCATTGCCAAGAAGTTCGCTACCAGTCGCTAGAGTATCATGAGGATGTTCAATGA
- the nifX gene encoding nitrogen fixation protein NifX yields MTSVRRLSLAANKLHALTPRQQSGALRVAIATQDMECLNAHFGSAKLFAVFDVTADDSAFVEAVAFDDVADESGKHRTDGDDRIIARVEALKGCHLLFCLAIGSPSAAKIISAKIHPIKVPQPQSIEDVLSRIRTMLRTAPPPWLRKAVMEAGATEKKSFEDEV; encoded by the coding sequence ATGACTTCCGTTCGTCGCCTTTCGCTCGCCGCCAACAAGCTCCACGCATTGACGCCGCGACAGCAATCCGGTGCATTGCGCGTGGCTATCGCGACGCAAGACATGGAATGCCTCAACGCGCATTTCGGTTCGGCCAAACTATTCGCGGTTTTTGACGTGACGGCCGATGACTCTGCTTTCGTGGAAGCTGTAGCCTTTGACGATGTTGCCGACGAGAGCGGGAAGCACCGGACTGACGGCGATGATCGCATCATTGCGAGGGTGGAGGCGTTGAAGGGCTGCCACCTGCTGTTTTGTCTGGCGATCGGCAGTCCTTCGGCAGCCAAGATTATTTCGGCGAAAATCCATCCGATCAAAGTGCCGCAGCCTCAGTCTATCGAAGACGTCTTGTCGCGAATCCGGACGATGCTCCGGACGGCTCCTCCGCCTTGGTTGCGCAAGGCGGTGATGGAGGCAGGCGCCACCGAAAAGAAATCCTTTGAGGATGAGGTCTGA
- a CDS encoding ectoine synthase — translation MFVRSLQDVEATDHFVEWGSGTSHRLLTEKDGMGFTVCHTVVRANTVSLLQYRNHLEACYCIAGEGEVEDMDSNVFRIRVGDIYVLDKHDKHYLRGGLDQDLILVSVFNPPLKGTERHNLNDSTGSAY, via the coding sequence ATGTTCGTGCGCAGCCTGCAAGATGTTGAAGCAACCGACCACTTTGTTGAGTGGGGCAGCGGCACCAGCCACCGCCTACTGACAGAAAAGGACGGGATGGGCTTTACCGTTTGCCATACGGTGGTCCGGGCGAACACTGTCTCGCTGCTCCAATACCGGAATCACCTCGAAGCTTGCTATTGCATCGCTGGAGAGGGCGAGGTCGAGGACATGGATAGCAATGTCTTTCGCATTCGTGTGGGCGACATCTATGTGCTCGACAAACACGACAAACATTACTTACGGGGGGGGCTCGACCAGGACCTGATCCTCGTCAGCGTGTTCAATCCACCGCTGAAGGGAACAGAGCGCCACAACCTCAATGACTCCACTGGGTCGGCATATTGA
- a CDS encoding exopolysaccharide production repressor protein has product MPAAASAAEPVPAFVRRTARPMLRLTRSQHDNGKTRRTAVHFRVFCRVLLLVLCNNALAVYFLSLSIRKVVVTTLFSWLLLQVAYFGSLLFLIWRDCRAERGAQRTEYCQKVRDQSQEYHKGDK; this is encoded by the coding sequence ATGCCGGCGGCTGCATCGGCTGCGGAGCCTGTGCCCGCGTTTGTCCGAAGAACTGCCAGACCCATGTTGCGGCTGACAAGGTCGCAGCATGATAACGGAAAAACCAGGAGAACGGCTGTGCACTTCAGAGTCTTCTGTCGCGTCCTGCTGCTGGTCCTGTGTAACAACGCTCTAGCGGTCTACTTCCTCTCGCTTTCCATCCGCAAAGTAGTGGTCACAACGCTTTTCAGTTGGCTGCTTCTTCAGGTCGCTTATTTCGGAAGCCTGCTCTTTCTGATCTGGCGGGATTGCCGCGCTGAGAGAGGTGCCCAAAGGACTGAGTATTGCCAGAAAGTTCGTGACCAGTCGCAAGAGTACCATAAGGGCGATAAATGA
- a CDS encoding carbamoyltransferase C-terminal domain-containing protein: protein MKIMSFKPDHDGTIAAVDASAGELIYSYEAEKDSFRRYSTINPMTILEAAGSMDAIPDVIAVGGWDTGFSHDAVGYYGIAQGSDVVGERTIFGRKVHFYSSTHERSHLWGCYGMSPFPAGTPCYALIWEGWCGDFYEIDEHLQVVHKGKVMANPGHKYNFLYALADPSAGGTRLENAGKLMALCAYGQTGSPSSEEQALIDFLLPNDVYPLSKEDLRSSPYYNIGVTHQKFTNLARRVSDAIFDSFYTFAKKNLIKGYPLLISGGCGLNCEWNRRWVETNLFSDVFIPPCANDAGSAIGTAVDAMRHFTGNPKIKWNVYSGQPFILDEIDRTGLEVQPLDYGQVASALLSEKVIGWVQGNCEIGPRALGNRSILAAPFSKATHERLNRVKNREGFRPVAPVCLEQDVALHFDLVRPSPYMLLFQRVLDSRLQAITHVDGTARAQTVSQMQNPRLFQLLTSFKAKSGVGVLCNTSLNFNGTGFINRASDLLAYARAVGLDGFVINDAFYLLEEAPLTASS, encoded by the coding sequence ATGAAGATAATGTCGTTCAAGCCGGACCATGATGGCACAATTGCAGCAGTGGATGCATCAGCGGGCGAGCTGATTTATTCATACGAGGCTGAGAAGGATAGCTTTCGCAGATATTCGACCATTAACCCGATGACAATCCTTGAAGCCGCTGGGAGCATGGACGCCATTCCGGATGTCATTGCGGTCGGAGGTTGGGACACAGGATTCAGCCACGACGCGGTAGGCTACTACGGCATAGCACAGGGATCCGATGTTGTCGGCGAGAGGACCATTTTCGGCCGCAAGGTGCATTTCTATTCCTCGACGCACGAGCGCTCCCATCTCTGGGGTTGTTACGGCATGTCGCCGTTCCCCGCCGGCACGCCTTGTTACGCACTGATCTGGGAAGGATGGTGCGGCGATTTTTACGAAATCGATGAGCACCTACAGGTCGTTCATAAGGGAAAAGTGATGGCGAATCCTGGCCACAAATATAATTTCCTTTATGCGCTCGCCGATCCGAGCGCAGGAGGAACACGTTTAGAAAACGCAGGCAAGCTAATGGCGCTTTGCGCCTATGGGCAGACGGGATCACCTAGCTCGGAGGAGCAGGCGCTAATCGATTTCTTGCTTCCAAACGATGTGTACCCCTTGTCCAAGGAAGATCTGCGGAGTTCGCCATACTACAACATTGGGGTAACCCATCAAAAATTCACAAATCTCGCCAGGCGAGTTTCGGACGCCATCTTCGATTCGTTTTATACATTTGCGAAGAAGAACTTGATAAAGGGTTATCCGCTGCTGATTTCCGGCGGGTGCGGGTTAAACTGTGAATGGAACCGCCGATGGGTCGAAACAAACCTTTTTTCCGACGTTTTCATTCCACCGTGCGCAAATGATGCAGGCTCCGCAATCGGGACCGCAGTCGACGCGATGCGGCATTTCACAGGCAATCCTAAAATCAAATGGAACGTCTATTCAGGCCAGCCCTTCATACTTGACGAAATCGACCGCACCGGGCTTGAGGTCCAACCACTCGACTACGGCCAAGTGGCCTCGGCTTTGCTTAGTGAGAAGGTGATCGGCTGGGTACAGGGGAATTGCGAAATCGGGCCACGAGCGCTCGGCAATCGGTCAATTCTCGCTGCGCCTTTCTCAAAGGCGACCCATGAGCGCTTAAACCGAGTCAAGAACCGGGAGGGTTTCCGCCCGGTCGCACCGGTTTGCCTGGAGCAGGACGTCGCGCTTCACTTCGACCTGGTACGCCCGTCGCCCTACATGCTTTTGTTCCAGAGAGTCCTCGATAGCCGGTTGCAGGCCATCACGCATGTCGACGGCACAGCACGGGCTCAGACCGTTTCGCAGATGCAAAACCCACGCCTGTTTCAATTGCTCACTTCGTTCAAAGCAAAAAGCGGGGTCGGCGTTCTTTGCAACACATCGCTGAACTTCAACGGTACCGGGTTCATCAATCGTGCAAGCGACTTGCTTGCTTATGCCCGGGCTGTAGGCCTCGACGGATTCGTGATTAATGATGCCTTTTATCTCCTCGAGGAGGCACCTCTCACGGCGTCGAGTTGA
- a CDS encoding NifX-associated nitrogen fixation protein — translation MKKPKAAADGPAVDADETALATPFLKCLMRQIRAQDTYGMWEDKSDADLLADFIVTKEQRRKIPIIGDPDPDVLWRLQIFYTCVGLVIEQRSGLVVSSTMMMSHEGFGRVLLTTGRLVVLSKTLRDVHRFGFDTLGKLAGAGAKLVDDAVAAIEAYPDVARA, via the coding sequence ATGAAAAAACCGAAAGCTGCTGCGGATGGCCCCGCTGTCGACGCGGACGAGACGGCCCTTGCCACGCCTTTCCTCAAGTGCCTCATGCGGCAGATCCGCGCCCAAGACACTTATGGAATGTGGGAAGACAAATCCGACGCCGACCTCCTGGCCGATTTCATCGTCACCAAGGAGCAGCGCCGTAAGATCCCGATCATCGGCGATCCCGACCCGGACGTGCTGTGGAGGCTGCAGATTTTCTACACCTGCGTGGGGCTTGTGATCGAGCAGCGCTCCGGCCTGGTGGTATCGTCGACCATGATGATGAGCCATGAGGGCTTCGGCCGCGTACTTCTCACGACCGGGCGGTTGGTCGTTCTGTCGAAGACACTTCGTGACGTCCATCGGTTCGGCTTCGACACACTTGGCAAACTCGCTGGGGCAGGTGCGAAACTGGTCGATGATGCGGTCGCAGCCATCGAAGCCTATCCCGACGTGGCGCGGGCGTGA